TTTTAAAAAGTATATCCTCTATAAATCCCTGTATTTCCTGCATAAAAAATCTCTCCTAATCCTTTTGGTTCCATTATTATTATCTATAGTATTTCCATTTATAAGTATTATAAATACTATAGTTTTTTAACCTGGGTCATTTAAAACAATTATATCATATTATTATTGAAAAATATAAAGGAATGGGCATATTGTCACACCCATTCCTTTTTATATTAACATTAACTTACATATACTTTTTTATTTCCTCTACCTTGTCCAATCTTTCCCATGGTACATCTATATCTGTTCTTCCAAAATGTCCATAAGCAGCTACTTGTTTATATATAGGTTTTCTTAAATCTAAATCTCTTATTATAGCACCAGGTCTTAAATCAAAGACTTTATTTACTATTGAAACTATTTCTTCATCAGTAATTTTACCTGTTCCAAATGTGTCAACGGAAATAGATACTGGTTTAGCTACTCCTATAGCATAAGCTAGTTGAATTTCTAGCTTATCAGCAACTCCTGCTGCAACTAAATTTTTAGCTACCCATCTTGCAGCATATGCAGCAGATCTATCTACTTTTGTTGGATCTTTTCCTGAAAATGCTCCGCCACCATGTCTTCCATATCCACCGTAAGTATCCACTATTATTTTTCTTCCTGTTAACCCAGAATCTCCTTGAGGACCACCGATTACAAATCTTCCTGTTGGATTTATGAAATATTTAGTATTTACATCTAATAATTCTGATGGTACTATAACTTTTATTACATGTTCTTTAATATCTTTTTCTATTTGTTCTAAAGAAACATCTGGACCATGTTGTGTTGAAATAACTATAGCATCTATTCTTACAGGTTTACCATCTTCGTATTCTACAGTTACTTGAGTTTTACCATCTGGTCTTAAATATGGTAATGTACCATTTTTTCTTACTTCTGATAATCTTCTTGATAATTTGTGGGACATTTCTATAGGCATTGGCATATATTCTTTAGTTTCATTTGTAGCAAAACCAAACATCATGCCTTGATCTCCTGCACCTACAGCGTCCAATTTATCCATTTCACCCTTTTTAGATTCTAAAGCTTCATCAACACCCATAGCTATATCTACTGATTGTTCATCTATTGATGTTATTACAGAGCAAGTCTCACAATCGAATCCATATTTAGCTCTATCATATCCTATTTCTCTTATAGTTTCTCTAACTAGTTTTGGTATATCAACATAACATTTTGTTGATATTTCTCCCATTACCATTACCATTCCTGTTGTAACTGCTGTTTCACAAGCAACTCTCCCATTAGGATCTTTATCTAATATAGCATCTAAAACTGCATCTGAAATTTGATCACATATTTTATCAGGATGCCCTTCTGTTACTGATTCAGATGTAAATAATTTTCTCACGTTAACTCCTCCTATTACTAATTTTTACCAAAAAAATAAAACCTCTTCAATAAGAAGAGGTTATAATCTAACTACTCTCTCTTATCTTGCAGATAACACTGCAGGAATTGGCACCGTAGTGAATAACACTGGTTGCCGGGTTTCATAGGGCCCTTTTCCCTCCACCTCTCTTGATAAGAGTTCTTTATTATTATTTACTAAAAATGATACCATATAAAAAAATGCATGTCAACATCACAATTATAATATTATTATAATTTATATAAATACAAAAATAAAAACATCTTTACTATAAGTAAAGATGTTTGGTGGAGGAGGACGGATTCGAACCATCGAAGCGAATCGCAACAGATTTACAGTCTGCCCCCTTTGGCCACTCGGGAACTCCTCCATACATGGAGCTGGCAATAGGACTTGAACCTACAACCTGCTGATTACAAGTCAGCTGCTCTACCAATTGAGCCATGCCAGCACAATATAAAATTTTAATGGTGGGCACAACAGGGCTCGAACCTGTGACCCCCTGCTTGTAAGGCAGATGCTCTCCCAGCTGAGCTATGCGCCCATTAAAATAAACATGGTGGAGGAGGACGGATTCGAACCATCGAAGCGAATCGCAACAGATTTACAGTCTGCCCCCTTTGGCCACTCGGGAACTCCTCCACATATGGAGCTGGCAATAGGACTTGAACCTACAACCTGCTGATTACAAGTCAGCTGCTCTGCCAATTGAGCCATGCCAGCACATTTTTTTGTGTCGTATCGACAAGAAATAGTATATCTATTTATTAATATAAATTCAAATAAAATTTATAGCCTTTATATCAATTCTAATACCCGATATATAGTTTTTACTCTTGAATACTACGTTTTTCTTACTATTTTGTTTTCGTACATTCATTTATAATATAAATTTATTAATCTATAATATATTTAGGGAGGAATATATTGCAAAGATTATTAGGAAAACTTAGAAGAGCAGTAGGAGACTTTAATTTAATACAAAATGGATATAAAATAGCTGTTGTGTTATCTGGCAGAAAGGATAGTATGGTTTTACTTCATCTACTAAAAAAATTTCAAAGTTTTTCTCCTGAAAAATTCGATTTAATAGCCATAACATTAGATACAATGGCAGTATCAGATTTTTCCCCTCTTGAAACTGTATGCTCTAACATAAATGTTCCACTATATATATAAGACTCCTATAAAAGAAATGGTTTTTGATTTAAAAAAAGAAAAAATCCATGTTCTTAAGAATAAAATCCAATAATATTTAACTCCTTATATTCATATATATTAATATAAGGAGGGGTGTGTTTTGAATATAGAAAAAACTCATTACACAGAAGCATTATCTTATTATAAAATAGCAAATTCTCTTAAAAAATATTTAAATAAAGATACAATAATAATATGCATAGGTACTGATAGATGTATAGGGGATTGCCTTGGTCCTTTAGTAGGAACCATATTAAAATATAAGAATATACCCTTAAAATTATATGGAACTTTAGATGAACCTATACATGCTTTAAATATAGATGAAACTATAAAAAAAATTAAAAGCTCATACCCTAATACTTCTATAATAGGTATAGATGCTTGTCTTGGCGATAAGAATAATATAGGGCAAATCCAAGTGAGAAACTTTCCCATACAGCCTGGTAAAGGCGTTGGCAAAACACTTCCTAAAGTAGGAGATTGTTCAATCGTTGGTATTGTGGACTCAAACGATAACTGTGATATATTTACTTCTGCTAATACTAGGCTAAGCTTAATATTAAATATAGCTAAGGTTATTGCTCATTCAATCTTACACTGCTGCTATATATTAGATATTTAAAAATGTTATCATAATTTAATATTTTTTATTATAAAAAATAAAGCTCATGAACATTACTCAAGAGCTTTATTTTTATATGTAATTATTTATATTTTCTATACCAGATTTAATCCATCACCAGATTCTGATATTCCCATTTTATCTAAATATTCTAGCATCTTGCCAGTTCCTTCCGCAACGCAAGATACAGGATTTTCTGCTATATGTACTGGTACTTTATTAACATTTTCTATTAAATCACTAAGACCTGTAAGTAATGCACCTCCACCTGTCATTATTATACCTTTATCTGCTATATCAGCTGACAATTCAGGTGGGGTCTTTTCTAGTACTGAATGAGTAAGTTCTGCTATTGCATTTACAGTATCCTGTAGTGCTTCTCTCATTTCCTCTGAGGTCACAGTTAGATTTTTTGGTAATCCTGTAATCAAGTCTCTTCCCCTTATATCAATTGATATATTATCACCTTTAGGGAACGCAGACCCTATTTTTATCTTCAAATCTTCAGCTGTTCTTTCTCCTATCATAAGCTTATGTTTTTTTCTTATATATTTTATTATAGCATCATCAAACTTGTCCCCTGCTATTTTTATAGATGATCTTACTACTATACCACCAAGGGAAATAACAGCTATATCTGTAGTACCTCCGCCAATATCTATAATCATACTTCCACTAGCCTTAGTTATATCTAAATCTGCACCAATAGCAGCTGCTAAAGGTTCCTCTATTAAGAATACCTTCTTAGCTCCAGCATTTCTAGCTGCATCCATAACAGCTCTTTTTTCAACTTCTGTAGCTTCTGATGGAATACATATTACTACCCTTGGTGCAGATATTTTTTTCTTCCCACAAGCTTTTCCAATAAAATATTTTAACATCTTCTCAGTAATATCATAATCAGATATTACTCCGTCCCTCATAGGTCTTATAGCCACTATATTACCTGGTGTTCTACCAATCATTTCTCTAGCTTCTTGTCCAACAGCTAAAACTCTATTTTTATTTCTGTCTATAGCTACTACTGAAGGCTCATTTAAAATTACACCTTTTCCCTTCATATATACAAGTACTGTAGCTGTCCCTAAATCGATTCCCATATCTGTTCCTACACTAAAAAACATTCCCGTATCCACTCCTACTCTATTGTAGTTATATATAAATTATGAGAATATTTACTATTTTTCTCATAACTATCTATTCTAATTATAATAGGAATGTAATTAACCTTCAATAGCTTTATATTTCATCTTTGTAGCTTTTCCACCTCTTATGTGTCTCTCTGCTTTATTATAATCTAGTATTTCTTTTGCTTCTTCAGCAATTTGAGGGTTTATTTTAGGTAACCTTTCCGTCATATCTTTGTGTATTGTACTTTTACTTACTCCAAAAACTTTGGCTGTTTTTCTTATAGTAGCTTTAGAATCTATAATATAATGTGCTACTTCAAGAACTCTTTCTTCAATGTAATCTTTCAAAGTGCTACCTCCTTAATCCCTTTATAATTATAAATATGCTTATATAAAGGATTAAATTCATTTATATTTAGCCACTTTCCGCATAAAAGCGGAAAATGGCATCCTTATTAATATTTAATATATTTTGAAGGATTTATGTATTTATTTC
Above is a window of Clostridium sporogenes DNA encoding:
- the metK gene encoding methionine adenosyltransferase, with translation MRKLFTSESVTEGHPDKICDQISDAVLDAILDKDPNGRVACETAVTTGMVMVMGEISTKCYVDIPKLVRETIREIGYDRAKYGFDCETCSVITSIDEQSVDIAMGVDEALESKKGEMDKLDAVGAGDQGMMFGFATNETKEYMPMPIEMSHKLSRRLSEVRKNGTLPYLRPDGKTQVTVEYEDGKPVRIDAIVISTQHGPDVSLEQIEKDIKEHVIKVIVPSELLDVNTKYFINPTGRFVIGGPQGDSGLTGRKIIVDTYGGYGRHGGGAFSGKDPTKVDRSAAYAARWVAKNLVAAGVADKLEIQLAYAIGVAKPVSISVDTFGTGKITDEEIVSIVNKVFDLRPGAIIRDLDLRKPIYKQVAAYGHFGRTDIDVPWERLDKVEEIKKYM
- the yyaC gene encoding spore protease YyaC, producing the protein MNIEKTHYTEALSYYKIANSLKKYLNKDTIIICIGTDRCIGDCLGPLVGTILKYKNIPLKLYGTLDEPIHALNIDETIKKIKSSYPNTSIIGIDACLGDKNNIGQIQVRNFPIQPGKGVGKTLPKVGDCSIVGIVDSNDNCDIFTSANTRLSLILNIAKVIAHSILHCCYILDI
- a CDS encoding rod shape-determining protein: MFFSVGTDMGIDLGTATVLVYMKGKGVILNEPSVVAIDRNKNRVLAVGQEAREMIGRTPGNIVAIRPMRDGVISDYDITEKMLKYFIGKACGKKKISAPRVVICIPSEATEVEKRAVMDAARNAGAKKVFLIEEPLAAAIGADLDITKASGSMIIDIGGGTTDIAVISLGGIVVRSSIKIAGDKFDDAIIKYIRKKHKLMIGERTAEDLKIKIGSAFPKGDNISIDIRGRDLITGLPKNLTVTSEEMREALQDTVNAIAELTHSVLEKTPPELSADIADKGIIMTGGGALLTGLSDLIENVNKVPVHIAENPVSCVAEGTGKMLEYLDKMGISESGDGLNLV
- the spoIIID gene encoding sporulation transcriptional regulator SpoIIID — protein: MKDYIEERVLEVAHYIIDSKATIRKTAKVFGVSKSTIHKDMTERLPKINPQIAEEAKEILDYNKAERHIRGGKATKMKYKAIEG